The Ruminococcaceae bacterium R-25 genomic interval GAGCATTTGTTGACGATAACATCAACGGGCAGATCTTCCACGCGCAGGATTTCGCGGGAATGACTCTCGAAGAAGCAGTAAACAGCATCAAATAAAAAGGGAGATAATGTATGGAAAACTTCACGTTCTACTCACCCACAAAGTTCGTTTTCGGCAAGGGCACTGAATCTGAGGCAGGCAAGCTCGTTAAGGCTTTCGGCGGATCCAAAGTCCTCATCCACTATGGCGGCGGCAGTGTTGTCCGTTCAGGTCTTTTAGACCGCGTTAAGGCTTCACTCGACGGTGAAGGAATTCCATATGTCGAATTGGGCGGCGTTAAGCCGAACCCGAGAAGCGGCCTCGTTTATGAAGGTATCGACCTCTGCAAAAAAGAGGGCATTGATTTCATTCTCGCAGTAGGCGGCGGAAGCTCCATAGATTCATCCAAAGCTATCGCAGCAGGCGTTGTTTACGACGGCGATTTCTGGGATTTCTATTGCGGCAAGCCTATCGAAAAGGCTCTCCCTGTAGGAACAGTCCTCACGATCGCAGCTGCAGGCAGCGAAGGCTCCGGCGACTCTGTTATCACCAAGGAAGAAGGTATGTACAAGCGCGGCGCAAGCGGCGAGGGCATAAGGCCCAAGTTCAGTATCCTCAATCCTGAACTTACACAGACTCTGCCTCCTTACCAGACGGCATGCGGCATCACGGACATCATGGCTCACCTTTACGAGCGCTATCTCACAAATTCAAAGGATGTCGAAGTTACAGACCGCCTGATCGAAGCACTCCTCATCACAATGAAAAATGAAGGACCCAAGGTAATCGCTGATCCCAACGATTATCAGGCACGCGCAAATATCATGTGGGCAGGCACTATGGCACACACAAATTCCTGCGGCGTTGGCCGTTCACAGGACTGGAACAGCCACAACATCGAGCATGAATTATCAGCTCTCTACGACTGCGCTCACGGTGCAGGACTTGCGGTAACAATGCCTGCAGTTTTCAAGTATGTTATGAACCACGATGTTGCACGCTTCACACAGGTTGCAAACCGCGTCTGGGGTGTTGAGACTGCCGAGGAAGGCATCGAAGCATTCAAGCAGTTCCTCATCTCCATCGGCATGCCTTCGACATTGGGCGAATTAGGCGGCAAGGAAGAAGATATTCCCACACTTGTTAAGAACCTCTGCTACGGCGACGGCCGTGACGGCACGATCTCCGGATTTGTAACTCTTAATGAGGAAGACTGCGCAAATATCTACAAAGCAATGATCTGATAATTATTTATATTTTTTGGAGAATATCCGGGCTTTCTTTTATGACAGCCTTTTTTCGTGCTTTTGAGACGTTTTTCGCAATACGGATGTTATGGCGCTCCAAATTGTCTGATTTTTTTGAACGATTTTTCAAACGGCTGTCTGCAAACGCCTCCCTGTAACTCAACCGTAACAGTGCGTTCATTTGACTAACATACCGATTTCCTATAATCCGCAATAAATATACTTGCCATTATTGTGCAGAAATGGAGCAGGGAGACCGGTGAAAAAGGACGATCTGAGCGACCTTAGCCGCAGGGAGCTGGTCGATACTTTGTATAACCTGATGAACGAGAATGAACGGGGAGTTAAGAAGATCCCTGTTCCAAAGCAGGTTGCAGAGGAAAGACGGAGACTTCGGAAAAGAGCTAGGGTGACAAGGACAATTGTTACTGCTTTAGGAGCATTGACTGTAGTTGCTGCAGTTGCTGTTTTGTTGTCCACATTTCTTTTCACGGCAATTCAGGTATCCGGCGACAGCATGGAACCTACCTTATCTGACGGTGATGTTCTCGTTCTGCTCAATGCCCGCGACTATTCGAGCGGACAGCTCTGCTGTGTCGCCTGGCAGAACAAATTGCTTATAAAGCGTGTAATTGCTGTCGGAGGTGACAGCATTGACATAGACAGGGAAGGCAATGTCTCGGTAAACGGAAAGAAGATCGACGAACCTTATGTTACCGAGAAGAGCCTTGGTGAATGCGATATAGAATTCCCGTATCTTGTGCCCGAAGGCCGGGTATTTGTAATGGGAGATCAAAGATCGACATCGATCGACAGCAGAAGTTCTGCTGTAGGCGCTGTGGAAGAGGATCAGATAGTTGGCCGGGTCTGGTTTAAAGCGTGGCCGTTTGGGAGCTGAATACAGTGAATAAGCGCATTGAAAACTACATAATGCTGCTTAACAGGGCAAGAACAGGCAGGAGACGGTTAGTGTCCCTCGTACTTGCTCTGTCTTTAGCTGTTTCAGGAAATGTTTTCTGGCTCATGCGCGGAATCGGAACCGCTTTGACCAATGACCTTGTATGCGGACTTGAAGAACATGTTCACAGCGAAGAATGTTATGAGAAAAAGCTTATCTGCGAAGAGGAACATGAACATACCGATGAATGTTATGAAATGATCCTTATTTGCGGTAAGGAAGAACATAAACACACTGAAGACTGTTATGCACCTGTTTCCGTTCAGCGCGAGACACGATCTGATTGGGAAAAGACGATCCCCAAGACCCGTGGTGTCTATGCGAGCGATCTTATGAACGTTGCCGCATCTCAGACAGGTTATGTCGAGAGCGAGGACGGATATACAAGATATGGTGACTGGTACGGCAACCCGACAGCTGACTGGAATGTGATGTTTATATCATTCTGCATGCATTATGCGGGTATCAGCAAGGATAAGATACCCGGCGGTGCAGGCTGTTGGGCATGGCAGGTCAAGCTCGAAGAAAAAGGACTTCTCATTACGGATCTGAATGTTTTACCTCAGATCGGTGACATCGTTCTTGCAGATAAGGACGGCGACGGCAAGTGCGACCGTGCCGGCATCGTAGCAGATGTTACTGACGGAAAGATCAGTCTGATCGAAGGTGATGTTGACGGCAAAGTCGGCACTGCATCTTATACTTCCGGCAGTGGCGTGGTATTCGGTTATGTTTCCATTAATTCTTTAAATAAGCAGGAAGTTAAGCCTGATGATGAGGCTGTATCCGAGACTGCAGAAGAAACAACAGCCGCGTTACCGGAAGGAACAACAGAAGAACCCGCCGAAACAACGGAAACCACCACGGAAGAAAAGGTTTCTATTTTAGAATTTAACGCTGAAACAGAATCCGGTATCTGCGTTAAAGCAACTGCACCTGCAGGTGCGTTCCCTGAAGGCGTCACTATGACCGCCGCAGATGTTAACGACGAGAATATCATCGCCAAGGCTGAAGGCGCTGTGGAAGAAAATAAGGAAGTAAAGGGAAGTATCGCTATAGATATTACCTTTAAAGACAGTGACGGAAATGAGATTGAACCTGCGGAAGACACAACGGTTAACGTTAGTATCAGCATTCCTGAAGATAAGCAGATCGATGCTGATTCCTACAGCCTTTTCCACGTTAACAATGATGGCGCGACAGAGGTTGAAGGTGTTCAGGCAACGCAATCGGAAGTCGTTTTCGAATCTGACAGTTTCTCTATCTTTATCCTTACGGCAACAGGAGAAAGAAGCAAGGATAAAGTACATGCATGGATCAAGAATGCCGGCATGGGCACTCTTGAAGGTCATAGAGAATATGATCCTGAAACCGGTACATATGGCGACTATATCGTTAATGACAGAGAATATCCTTACGTATTGAGAGCAGGTGACACTATAACCCTTATCGGATATAACGATCAGCAGACTCCCAGATTTGTGATAGAAACTGATGACGGCAATAACAACAGTAATAATCACAGAAATATCGAGATAGTCGGCGAACAGACGGTTGAAGGAGATAAGGTAACTGCCGTAATAAGCGGTGTCGGCTCCACTGGATGGAGATATGAAAATGATCACTGGATAAGAGATTCCGTCAGGATCAGACTTGAGGGTACCGATGAATACTTCTATATCCAGGTCGATGAATACGGTTCTTCGGGTGCTGTGGTTGATTTTGATAATGTTCCTGTTTACAACAACAATAATGACAATATATGGAATTATTATGTCCGTGTCGGCCAGACGATTTCTGTAGCCGGTACGCCTAACCAAAACGGCGATCATTGGCCGTATATTGCAAATGGAGATAATCCGAACGGCTGGATAATAACAAACAATGCTTCATACCAGCAGCTTGATAACGGAAAGAGACAGCTTACAATCCCTGCCGAGATTTATTATGGAAACCGCGATAATGTTCAGATCATTACCATGTATACACCGCAGGGCATAAAGAAGGTAAGGATCATCGAGAATGTTGACGGCAACATCGATCATGCCGATATCGAGATTGCGGATGGCGGTGTCTATACCAATGTTCAGATTGAAGGCGGTAAGAACGGCGAACTGTATAAGACAGTTACCGAATACCAGTCATTTGTATATGACGTCAATTATTCTGAAATGCTCAATTCGCAGGGCGGAGTCGTCCAATTCTATGATAACAATGCAGGATATGCACCAATCACTCCTTCAAGATTTATAGGCGGTAAGGATCCTGAAACCGGTGAATGTCATGACTACTGGTCTGATCCTAATTATGCTCCAGGCAATTCACAGTATGAGTTAACTTCCAAGTACACTTGTCCGCCCGGAGAGACTTTCGATATGGGGCATGCCCGTTGGAGCAACAAGAGATTCTTCTATCAGGATGTAGCAGGTGCTATATTTGATGTCGAACTTCAGATTATTCCCCGCCATGTCCAAAAGTTTATCTGGAATGCTGATGCAAATGGCGGAGCCGGTGGATGGGATCCCATTTCCGGTCAGAATATCGAATATGATATCCATTACAACCAGGGTACGGGCGGCCAGTACAGGACGCGTACGGACAATGGCCCCTGGTCCGACTTTATTGATCTTAAGCCGGCTTCTTCCGGCGGTATCGTCGAATATAAAAACGAAGTCTTCAATCTTGGTAAGCAGGCCGTGATCGATGCTTATAACAAGTGCCCGAACCATTCCGGGCTTGATTTTACAGTTCATCACGATCTTGCAACGATTGAGTTTACCGCGAGCAAAGTTCTGACAGGAAGAACTCTTCAGAACAACGAATTCCTTTTTAAGCTCTTCCCGAGTGTTGAAGAGGCAATAGCTGATCCTGTTCCGACAGGAATTGCTTCGGCGAGAAACGATGCCTCGGGAAAAGTGGTTTTCGAGAATGTCGAATTCGAAAACGTTTCAGGTGAGCACACATACACTTACTACATGAGAGAGATCCCCGGAGACGATGAAGAAGTCATATACGATCCTGTTATCTACAAGATAATCATTGACGTAAACAAGGTAAAACATAACGCCGGGCCTGAAGGTCAGGACATTGTCGTTCCTGTCGATATAAGGTCGTTTACAAGACTTCGAAAAGGCGGAGATCCGACTAATGACAATGACTATCTGCCGGCTGACCAGTTTGTATTTAATAACACAACGAATAAATACGTTCTGCCTGATACAGGAGGTGGCGGCATCGCACCATACTTTGCCATCGGCACAGTGCTGATCGTGGGAGCCCTGATACTGCTGTTGCTCAGGCGGCGCAAGGAGGTGGATTTGTGATAACAACCGAAGTGATTAAAAAGAATGAAATAAATAAACTCAAAAGGAAAGGAACAAAGAAAATGACTAAGATAATGAAGAAGATCACATCCGTTTTCATAGCTTTCGTTATGATAATGGCGATGGGTGCATCGGCCTTCGCAGCAGGCCCTTACACCATTACGATTAAGAAGAAAGATACGAGTGATAAGTCTGTTCACAAGTATGAGGTTTATCAGATCCTCAAGGGAGAATCGACTGACGCAGGCCAGCTTCACAGTATTGACTGGGGCGATCATGTTGACGTGTCCGATGAGTCTGCCGTACTAGCAGCTTTATCGGGTGCTACTGTTTTGAACACTACATGCTCAAATGTTGAGGATGTCGTTGAGGCATTAAAGGATTTGGAGAGCAATTCTGCTCCGCTTGACAATTTTGCTTCAGCAATTTCAGATTTTCTGAAAACAACATCATTGACGGCTACTCTTGCGGCAAACGCAAGTTCAACAACTGTTTCCGTAACAGAGCCCGGCTATTACATGGTCAAGGATACTATTACGGATAACGACAACCCCAGTGCTGTTTCCAAGTTCATGCTTAAGGTCGTAAGCAATACAAATATTGATATCGATACAAAAGAAGAGATCCCTACACTCGATAAGGTAATCGAATCAGCAACTGACAGCACATCGATCACTGCTGACGGAAAGAAGAATACAGCAAGTGTCGGCGATGATATTAACTACAAGATTACAACAAAGGTACCTAATCTTATTGGCAAGGGTTACAAAGATAAGTATTGCTTTGTTGTTAACGATGAACTGAGCGCAGGTCTTACATATAAGGGTACAGCGGCTCCCACGATAACGATCGCAACGTCTCCCGTAACAACTCTTGTTGCCGGTACTGATTTTACTTTCGATAAGGATGACAGCGGATCCACAACAAAACTTCAGATCGTTTTCAATCCCGTAAAGATGCTCGAAAAGGGTACGAGTGCAGCTTTCGCAGGCAAGGAAATGACGATCAAGTACACTGCTATTCTTAATGAAGATGCAGTAATGACAGATGCAGGAAATCCTAATACTGCAGAACTTGTTTATTCAAATAATCCTTATCAGACTTATGCAGGTGATGTTCCTTCACCTTCAGAGCCCCACGGACAGACACCCGAATCAAAGACAATTACTTATACAACTGAAGTTGAACTTGATAAGGTTGATGCAAACAATACTTCAAAGAGACTTGCCGGTGCTGAATTCCAGATCACGGGTCTTTCAAGCAAGCAGGTCGTAACAACTGCCCAGCGCCTTGAAAGAGATGACGATGCAGGCACACTCTATAAGCTCAAGGACGGAAGCTATACGTCAGAAGCTCCTGACGGAACAAATAACGGCAAGTATGAAGACGGAAAGTACAAACTCGTTGAAAAGACAGAAATAGAGAAACTCGAAGGCTCACAGACGATAGTTGATTTTGTCGTAGGTGACGACGGTATCATCAATCTTTCCCGCCTTGGTGCAGGAACATATACGATCAAGGAGACAAAAGCTCCTACAGGATATGTAATGAGCAACACGGAGCATACGCTTGTAATCGACTGTGATCTTTCCGGAACAGCTCCTGTATGGACATACACATTTGACGGTGATGACATTACCGCAACACCTATCTCCATCATGATTGTCGACAACATGAAGGTTTCTGATCTTCCTATCACGGGAGGTATCGGTACTACAATCTTCTATATTGCAGGTTCAGTATTGATACTTGCAGGTGTTACACTTCTTATCGCAAAGAAGAGAAAGATCAACGAAGTTTAATGAAAGGCAGATGGCTGAGTATCTTAATAGTAGTTCTGATCGTGGCAGGCGCGGCTCTGCTGCTCTATCCCACAGTCAGCAATTATCTTCATTCGAAGTATTCAGCCTCGGTAATTAAGGATTATCACACGGTGTATCAGAACACCGAAGAGGAGAAAAGGCAGGACATAATCCGCAAAGCGGAAGACTATAATACGAGATTGTTTTCTGCCAACGCTCCGCTCTATGAACCCACCCAGGTCACTGGTTATAACGATACTCTTGATCTTACGGGAACGGGTGTAATGGGGTACATTGATATTGATAAGATCGGCGTGGAACTCCCGATCTACCATGGTGTGGATGCGGGAGTGCTTCAGATCGGAGTCGGACATCTTGAGGGATCAAGTCTACCTGTCGGAGGAGTGAACACTCACTGTATTCTGTCAGGACACAGAGGACTTCCTTCTGCAAAGCTCTTCACCGATCTGAATGAAATGGCGATAGGTGACAGGTTTACCATCACCGTTTTAGATCGGGTACTTACGTATGAGGTCGATCAGATAAAGGTAGTGCTTCCGGAGGATGCTTCGGAACTCGCTATCGAAGAAGGTAAGGATTATTGTACTCTTGTAACATGTACTCCTTATGGAATTAATACACACCGCCTTCTGGTCAGAGGCATCAGAGTGGATGGTGAGATAACAAGAACGCCAGATATATTTGTATCCAATGAGGCGTTTAAGATCGATAAGACTATTGTCGCAACTGTCATTGCGCTGCCTTTATTTATCACGGTAACGTTAGTAGCGGTAGTAATCGAGAGGAGAAGGTCGGGACATGACAAAAAACATAAAAATGTTTAGCGTCGCAGTGCTTATTGCACTTGTAATATGTTTCACGCCATGCATATCTGTGTTTGGCTTTGTTGTGCCGGATCCCGATAAGCCGACAAGTCTTTCCATGACGCTGAAATATTCAGGAGATGACGTTCTCTATGTTTCAGGCGCAGAAATAACTCTTTACAAAGTCGCTGACTGCAAGACCACATCCAGCGCAGTAAGCTATGACCTGACAAGTGGTTATGCCGCTTCTGGATTAGATCTTGACGGCAAGATAACCCAGTCCATGATCGATGATCTGGTCAAGTATACAGATGCGAACAGCATCACCGGTATTACGAAATCGACTGACAACAACGGAGAGGTAGCTTTTGACGGACTTGAAAGCGGAGTATATCTTGTATCCGCAACAAGTCTGCCGGACGGTTTTTCGTCCTTTGTTCCTTTCCTTTATTACCTCCCGTTCTTCGATCAGGATACCGGCGCCTGGGTTTATGACGGCGTTGCAGAGCCTAAGATCTCTTACTATCCGCCGGTTGACATTACAGTTAAGAAAGTATGGAACGATGACGGCAAAGACCGTCCTGCTTCAATTACCGTACAGCTCGAAAACGAGGATGGTATCGTAGATACAGTCGTGCTCAATTCTGCGAACGGATGGAAGCATGAATGGACAAACATGAGAGCCGATAAGAAATGGACTGTTAAGGAAACTAATGTGCCCAAGGGTTATCAGGTAACATATTCCTCCGCAGGTCTTGACTTTACCGTAACCAACACGGCCAAACTGATACAGACAGGTCAGGTACAATGGCCTGTGCCGGTCATGGTATTTGCCGGTTCATTCCTTATCTGTGCGGGTATCCTGATAAAGCTTCCGGGAAAGAAAAAAGATGAAGAGTAAGCGCAGACTGATCGGAAACATATCGATTACAGTGGGCCTGATCCTGCTCCTCGGCGCAGGCGGGCTCTTTTTCTTTAATATGCTCGAAAATAACAGTTTTGATGAAGATTCTTTTGACCTTGCAGAGCAGGTAAGATCTGAGATGGAACATACCGATGAGTCCATCGAAGGATCTGTTCCTGAAGAGACTGACAAGGTTGAACTGACTGAACTCAAGACCAGAAAGATAGGTGACGGAGTCTTTGACGGAATACTTGCAATTCCCGCTATTGAACTCGAGATGTCTGTATACGATACATGGAATGACGAGTACCTCCGTAAATCGATTTGCAGATACTATGGCTCGCCCTACACGGATGATTTTGTGATCGCAGGACATAATTACCGGAGCGGTTTCGGTAAACTTAAAAAGCTTAAACCGGGTGACGAAGTGTTCTTTACGGACATGGATGGCGTAACCACCCGTTACATCGTAAAACAGCTCGAAGTTTTGAATGGAACAGATATATCAGGCATGCTTTCTGGAGACTGGCCGCTGTCGCTTTATACGTGCACATATGGCGGAAGTGCGAGACTAACCGTGCGTTGTGAAAAGGCATAACGCGTCCGTTCATTAGTGAGAATGTATGTATAATTATGAAAAACGGAGGGCGCACCATGAGCAGCATCGATATACGAAAGATAAGCATTACCAACCTTGATGTTGACGCGATAGTAAATGCGGCGAATTCCTCGCTTCTTATGGGCGGCGGTGTCTGCGGCGCTATCTTCAGGGCGGCGGGAGCTGCCAAACTTCAGGCTGCCTGCTTTAAGATCGGCGGCTGCAAGACAGGTGATGCGGTCATTACTCCAGGTTTTAAACTCCCTGCAAAACATGTTATCCACGCTGTAGGCCCCGTCTGGCACGGCGGCAATAAAGGCGAACCCGAGCAGCTTTACAGCGCATACAAGCGCTCTTTGGAAGTCGCGAAAGAAAACAACCTTCATTCGATCGCTTTCCCCTTGATCTCTGCCGGAATCTACGGTTATCCGCAGGATCAGGCATGGTGCAAGGCTCTTCAGGCCACTAGCGACTTCATAGAGGCTAATAAGAACTATGAAATGAACATCATATTTGCCGTTATCGACGACGGGATCTTAGCGCTCGGCAAAAAGACGATGACGGATCTTAATTTCGCTGATAAAATGTGAGTTGATCTGGAAATAACGGAGGGGTTCTGAAAGTGTTTTTCACGATAGAGGAAACATTAAAGAAGGTTTCTCGCGAAGAGATAAACGGCAAACAGTTTGTAGCAGTTCTTTCTGCCGAAGAATGGATGAAGAACAAAGACAGCTTCGAGATGGGCATGGATATAGAGCCCGATCTGGCTGACATATTCCTTACAAAGGCAGAAGTTAACTACGATTCGCTCACAGGAACATTCTCCATTCCCGACCGCAAAAATCCTTCCGGCGACGACCTCAAATTCGCATTCGTCATGGACGAGAAGGGCATTGTTTTCATTGATAATTCAGGTTCCGCATTAGACATCATCCAGGGTGTCCAGCGCACGAAAAAGTGGAAGATGCCGAGCCTCGAACGCTTCTTATATGATTTCCTGGACCAGATCGTAAAAGACGATCTGAGATTGATGGAAAAGTATGAAGACGAGCTCGATCACATGGAGCAGGCGATAATCGACGGCGATGAGAATCTGCCTTCAGGACGCCTTAACGACATCAGAAACGATATCCGTTATCTTCGTATCCACTACGAGCAGCTCATGGACCTTGCTGCCGAATTCGAAGAGAATGAGAACGGCTTCTTCAAGCTCGAAAACTTAAGATATTTCAGGCTGTTCATAAACCGCGCAGAGAGACTGCACGAAGCATCAATGTCTCTGCGTGACTATACCATGCAGCTCCGAGACCTTTACAAGGCCCAGCTCGACTTGAAGCAGAACCGCATCATGACCGTTCTTACAGTCGTAACAACGATCTTCATGCCTCTGACACTTATCGTAGGCTGGTACGGAATGAACTTCGTCTACATGCCCGAACTCAAGTGGGAAGGCAGCTATCCGGTCGTAATCGCCGTAAGCATTCTGATCGTCGTTTTGAGCCTGATATTCTTCAAGCGCAAAAAGTGGCTCTGATAATTCCTGCTTTTGCACTTCAGACATGCTAAATCCGGTAGTCGTTTTATCAAACAGGTTGTCCTGCAGACTCGATGCAGCCAGGGACAGGAAGATCAGCGGGAAGAATCTCGGTGAATTTGTTCCGACTCCTTTTGCAAAAACGCATGGTGCCACGGGAAGCCAGTCTGCTCCTTATCTTGGACTGGACGTTGTCCTGGAAGATCTGGATCTTTCTCCCGATGACTCATTTATCGATATCGGCTGCGGCAAGGGACGTGTGATCGCTTACCTTCTTAAGAAAGGCTGCACCTGCAAGATCACAGGTGTTGAGATAAATCCCCAGGTTGCTTTTGTCGCGCGCAGCTGGTCCTCGCACATACCGAATGTTGAGATAATCGAAGGCGATGCAATGAGGCTTGATTATAACGCCTACAGCGTGCTCTTCATGTACCGGCCGATGGAGACGGATACTTTTAAGACTTTTATTGAGCATCTCGAAAATACGCTTACGCACAAGATCAAACTCTATTACTATGCAGATATGCAGAGCGGCTATTACTTGAATGAAAGGGCAGGGTGGAAGCTCATTAAGCGTGAAGAGATCTACCGTGTGCGCGGTTACTATATTCACAAGACTCCGCAGCGTTATTCGGTGTGGGAATACTCTGTTGATTAATCAACCATTTCCACTTCTGCGAAAACTATATCAGTAACGGTCTTTAATATATCTTCCGGAACCTTTTCAACAAACTTATTCTGTCTGGATGAAAGATCCAATGTCCTTATGTGTTCACACAGAATTGCACCTGTAGTAGAAGTGCGCTCATCCAAAGGCACATGGAGTGGAAAGTTGTTATTTGTATTTGTAATAGGACAGACAATTGCAAGCTTGGTTCGTCTGTTGAATTCATTATTACTTATGACAAGTGCAGGACGGAATCCGGCCTGTTCATGGCCTTGTTTTGGGTCAAAGCTGACCTTGATAATATCGCCTTGTTTTACCATGCTTCCCTCCCTGAAGGATCTCCCCAGTCAATCTCAGAGGGTTCATATTTGCCTTTGAATCCTTCGAAAAGGGCATGGATATTTTTTCTCTGAACAGGGCGCGAACGCTCGATTATTATCTTGCCATCATCAACAATGATATCGACCATTTCATCTTCAGACCAAGTCAGATCATCAAGCATGAATTTGGGAATTCTGATTCCCTGACTATTTCCCCATTTTTGAAGTTTTACAGTCATACGTAAATGTCCTCCTTGTATGTATATACATAGTATATACACAATTAGTACGAATATCAAGAGTTTTGAGGAACAAAAGAAGGGGCTGCCGGCACTTACCGGCAACCCCAAAACAAGGGTCGGACATCATGAACAGATGGGTTATTTACGCTCGTCCAAAACTTTTTGTACTCTGTCCTGGGCGATCTTTATTACGGCGTCCAGATCTTTCTGGCCTGTGAAGTAAGACGGCATTTCTTCCACCAGTATTATGGATATTGCCGCATCGTTGAAATTCGAATTTGAGCAGGATTCGATTACCTTTTCGAGAGCATCGAGCTGTTCTGTCGTATACTTCACGTTATTCTTGGGCTTAGGGCCGTCTCCGTAATATCCGAAAGGGTATGCGGGATTGATCGTATTAAAGTATTCAAACGCTTTAATACCTGTTTCACGGAAGATCTCACGGTTTAATACAAAATATCCTCTCGTGGCAATCTCTTGCTGTGTTTCGTCGGAAATCAGGAGCTTCAGGAAATCGGCACAAGCGTCGGCGCTCTTTGCCTGGGCGGAAATTGCGAGTGAGTCGTATGAATAAACTGTAGGTCCGCGTCCGTCAGAAGAGGGTGTTCCGAGTATTGAGGTGCAGCCTCTGGTGTTTTCGACTGCCTGAATATAATCCCAATATCCGGAGAATGAACCGTAGACAGCTTTCTGCATCTCGGCCGGAGTGTTGCTGTCGATATATACGGTCCTGTCGTCCTGTGTCCAATCCGGGCTCTTTTCCTGGACGTTATCCTTGACGAATTCTGCGAGGGCTGCAAATTCGGGACCTGAGAAATCCGCTTTTTTGTTGGAGATGAATTTTTCGCTCATGTTGTCGAAGAGACCGGCAAAATAATGTGCCTGGCCTGAAGTGTTCAGGTCCTTGCCGTTCAAAGTATCCTTGAGGAATTTAACATATTCGTCTGTTGTAAAACCGACTCCTGTTGTGGCTGCATATTTAGCATCCGTCTGGATGCCGAAGAGGCCGAAACTTATGGGCATGCTGTAAAGCTTTCCGTCGGTTTTCATTGCATCAAGTACGTTGGTGAAGTACTTATCGCTCTTCATATTGCTTGTGTAATCAGACAGGTCCATAAGGTAATTGCTGTTTTTAAGCGCACCGTAACCGTCAATATTCAAAAGCATGTCAGGGCCTTCGCCGTTCATGATGTCCATTGCGAGTTTATTGGTCATGTCTGCCATGTATTTAAGGCTGATTTCGTTGGATTCATCGTCGTTAGTTGCTTTCCTGTACTCTGAGGAAACATTTGAAGAGTAACGCTCCGTGACCTCGATAAAGTAGTCCTTGTTAGACTCGTTAT includes:
- a CDS encoding signal peptidase I; its protein translation is MKKDDLSDLSRRELVDTLYNLMNENERGVKKIPVPKQVAEERRRLRKRARVTRTIVTALGALTVVAAVAVLLSTFLFTAIQVSGDSMEPTLSDGDVLVLLNARDYSSGQLCCVAWQNKLLIKRVIAVGGDSIDIDREGNVSVNGKKIDEPYVTEKSLGECDIEFPYLVPEGRVFVMGDQRSTSIDSRSSAVGAVEEDQIVGRVWFKAWPFGS
- a CDS encoding LPXTG-motif cell wall-anchored protein, which encodes MSLVLALSLAVSGNVFWLMRGIGTALTNDLVCGLEEHVHSEECYEKKLICEEEHEHTDECYEMILICGKEEHKHTEDCYAPVSVQRETRSDWEKTIPKTRGVYASDLMNVAASQTGYVESEDGYTRYGDWYGNPTADWNVMFISFCMHYAGISKDKIPGGAGCWAWQVKLEEKGLLITDLNVLPQIGDIVLADKDGDGKCDRAGIVADVTDGKISLIEGDVDGKVGTASYTSGSGVVFGYVSINSLNKQEVKPDDEAVSETAEETTAALPEGTTEEPAETTETTTEEKVSILEFNAETESGICVKATAPAGAFPEGVTMTAADVNDENIIAKAEGAVEENKEVKGSIAIDITFKDSDGNEIEPAEDTTVNVSISIPEDKQIDADSYSLFHVNNDGATEVEGVQATQSEVVFESDSFSIFILTATGERSKDKVHAWIKNAGMGTLEGHREYDPETGTYGDYIVNDREYPYVLRAGDTITLIGYNDQQTPRFVIETDDGNNNSNNHRNIEIVGEQTVEGDKVTAVISGVGSTGWRYENDHWIRDSVRIRLEGTDEYFYIQVDEYGSSGAVVDFDNVPVYNNNNDNIWNYYVRVGQTISVAGTPNQNGDHWPYIANGDNPNGWIITNNASYQQLDNGKRQLTIPAEIYYGNRDNVQIITMYTPQGIKKVRIIENVDGNIDHADIEIADGGVYTNVQIEGGKNGELYKTVTEYQSFVYDVNYSEMLNSQGGVVQFYDNNAGYAPITPSRFIGGKDPETGECHDYWSDPNYAPGNSQYELTSKYTCPPGETFDMGHARWSNKRFFYQDVAGAIFDVELQIIPRHVQKFIWNADANGGAGGWDPISGQNIEYDIHYNQGTGGQYRTRTDNGPWSDFIDLKPASSGGIVEYKNEVFNLGKQAVIDAYNKCPNHSGLDFTVHHDLATIEFTASKVLTGRTLQNNEFLFKLFPSVEEAIADPVPTGIASARNDASGKVVFENVEFENVSGEHTYTYYMREIPGDDEEVIYDPVIYKIIIDVNKVKHNAGPEGQDIVVPVDIRSFTRLRKGGDPTNDNDYLPADQFVFNNTTNKYVLPDTGGGGIAPYFAIGTVLIVGALILLLLRRRKEVDL
- a CDS encoding LPXTG-motif cell wall-anchored protein/fimbrial isopeptide formation D2 family protein, whose translation is MITTEVIKKNEINKLKRKGTKKMTKIMKKITSVFIAFVMIMAMGASAFAAGPYTITIKKKDTSDKSVHKYEVYQILKGESTDAGQLHSIDWGDHVDVSDESAVLAALSGATVLNTTCSNVEDVVEALKDLESNSAPLDNFASAISDFLKTTSLTATLAANASSTTVSVTEPGYYMVKDTITDNDNPSAVSKFMLKVVSNTNIDIDTKEEIPTLDKVIESATDSTSITADGKKNTASVGDDINYKITTKVPNLIGKGYKDKYCFVVNDELSAGLTYKGTAAPTITIATSPVTTLVAGTDFTFDKDDSGSTTKLQIVFNPVKMLEKGTSAAFAGKEMTIKYTAILNEDAVMTDAGNPNTAELVYSNNPYQTYAGDVPSPSEPHGQTPESKTITYTTEVELDKVDANNTSKRLAGAEFQITGLSSKQVVTTAQRLERDDDAGTLYKLKDGSYTSEAPDGTNNGKYEDGKYKLVEKTEIEKLEGSQTIVDFVVGDDGIINLSRLGAGTYTIKETKAPTGYVMSNTEHTLVIDCDLSGTAPVWTYTFDGDDITATPISIMIVDNMKVSDLPITGGIGTTIFYIAGSVLILAGVTLLIAKKRKINEV